In one window of Cellulophaga sp. HaHa_2_95 DNA:
- a CDS encoding rhodanese-like domain-containing protein — translation MAQRSIEKTLEKLNKESVPYITVAELQQQDSLIILDTRELEEYKVSHLKNAIWVGYDNFDSQQLKLQDKNQKIVVYCSIGVRSENIGEKLLANGYSNVQNLYGGIFKWVEEDLPVYDSEENRTENVHVFSKYWGKLLTKGNKIIN, via the coding sequence GTGGCGCAGAGATCTATTGAAAAAACGCTAGAAAAACTTAATAAGGAAAGTGTTCCTTACATTACTGTAGCAGAGCTACAACAACAAGATAGTCTTATCATTCTTGACACAAGAGAACTAGAGGAATACAAAGTAAGCCACCTAAAAAATGCGATTTGGGTGGGCTATGATAATTTTGATAGTCAACAGCTAAAACTACAAGACAAAAACCAAAAAATAGTAGTCTACTGCTCTATAGGGGTGCGTTCTGAAAATATTGGCGAAAAATTACTAGCAAATGGCTATTCTAATGTCCAAAATCTATACGGTGGCATATTCAAATGGGTAGAAGAAGACCTACCTGTCTATGACTCGGAAGAAAACCGTACAGAAAACGTCCATGTATTTAGTAAGTACTGGGGAAAATTACTGACCAAAGGCAATAAAATCATAAACTAA